The Rhabdothermincola salaria genomic interval ACGCGCACCTCTGCGAAGGACATGATGGCCCCCACTGATCGCATCGAGCTGCGCGGCCTCGTGGCCAGCGGCATCTGCGGCGCCCTTCCCGAGGAGAAGCAGCGCCGCCAGCCCCTCGAGGTCGACCTCGACGTGGTGGCCGACCTGGCCGCCGCCGGAGCGTCCGACGAGTTGGACGACACCCTCGACTACGGGGCCCTGGCCGCCGCCGTCGAGTCGGTGATCACCGGCGAGGAGTTCACTCTCCTCGAACGCCTGGCCCAGCGCCTGGCCGAGGTCGTGCTCGCCGATCTGCGGGCCCTCGAGGTCACGGTCAGCGTGCGCAAGCAACGCCCCCCGGTCCCCCAGGTGATGGCCACCTCCGGTGTGCGCATCACACGGGGTCGATAGATGGCACGCGCCTTCCTCGGCCTCGGGTCGAACCTCGGAGAGCAGTGGGCCCTGCTGCGAGAGGCGGTGGGGTCGCTGACCGGCGTGGTGGCCGTCTCGCCGGTGTACCGCACGGAGCCGATGGGCGGCCCGGGCGGACAGCAGCCCTACCTGAACCTGGTGGTCGAGCTCGACACCGCGCTCAGCCCCCGAGAGCTCCTCGGCGTCTGTCACCGGCTGGAGTCCGCCGCCGATCGGGTGCGGGTCGAGCGGTGGGGCCCGCGCACCCTCGACGTCGACATCCTCTGGATCGAAGGCGTCGAGATCGACGAGCCGGACCTGCAGATCCCGCACCCCCGGATGCGTCGCCGTCGTTTCGTCATGGCCCCGTTGGCCGACATCGCTCCCGACGTCGCCGGCGCGGACTGGACCGACCGGGCCGAGGGTCGCGTGGAGCTGGTCGGCGGCCTCGACACCGCCCCCGCCTGAGGCGACGGTGCCGTCGCTGCGCGTCATCGGCCCGGGCCGAGCGGGTGGTGCGCTCGAGGTGGCGCTGGGGGCGGCGGGCTGGCAGGTCCTGCCGGCCCGGCGACG includes:
- the folB gene encoding dihydroneopterin aldolase, producing the protein MAPTDRIELRGLVASGICGALPEEKQRRQPLEVDLDVVADLAAAGASDELDDTLDYGALAAAVESVITGEEFTLLERLAQRLAEVVLADLRALEVTVSVRKQRPPVPQVMATSGVRITRGR
- the folK gene encoding 2-amino-4-hydroxy-6-hydroxymethyldihydropteridine diphosphokinase, producing the protein MARAFLGLGSNLGEQWALLREAVGSLTGVVAVSPVYRTEPMGGPGGQQPYLNLVVELDTALSPRELLGVCHRLESAADRVRVERWGPRTLDVDILWIEGVEIDEPDLQIPHPRMRRRRFVMAPLADIAPDVAGADWTDRAEGRVELVGGLDTAPA